One Mustelus asterias chromosome 10, sMusAst1.hap1.1, whole genome shotgun sequence DNA window includes the following coding sequences:
- the mettl18 gene encoding histidine protein methyltransferase 1 homolog: protein MEFKFNFVAAGPPEEQGAERPPVEAGRGCAGLREHRLSRGELERRLEAGLVEQLEVGGPQPLQIRHLNVWLLEQALDQGAEAGLGLSGAIASHSDLVPGVYEGGLKIWECTFDLAAYLSAVPLAGRRVLDLGCGAGLLGIFALRKGAAEVHFQDYNGAVIEGLTLPNVALMEEDEPLPDGGQQPDDDGGRGGEPPGKRRKSPPSPPSPEPGALSHCRFFSGDWSRFGKVHGGSFKYDVILMSETLYNPDCYGDLHDVLFSLLSQDGTVYLATKTHYFGVGGGIHLFESLVKQKKVFDIQTVKVIDDGLQRCIATMSFRKAKSS, encoded by the exons atggaattcaaattcaacttcGTGGCGGCCGGGCCGCCCGAGGAGCAAGGGGCCGAACGGCCGCCGGTCGAGGCCGGGCGCGGCTGTGCGGGGCTGAGGGAGCACCGGCTGTCCCGGGGGGAGCTGGAGAGGCGGCTGGAGGCTGGGCTGGTGGAGCAGCTGGAGGTGGGGGGCCCGCAGCCCCTCCAAATCCGGCATCTGAATGTGTGGCTGCTGGAGCAG GCCCTGGACCAGGGGGCCGAGGCTGGGCTCGGGCTCTccggggccatcgcctcccactcTGACCTGGTGCCCGGGGTCTATGAGGGGGGCCTGAAGATCTGGGAGTGCACCTTCGACCTGGCCGCCTACCTGAGCGCCGTCCCGCTGGCCGGCCGCCGGGTGCTGGACCTGGGCTGCGGGGCCGGGCTGCTGGGCATCTTCGCCCTGCGCAAGGGGGCGGCCGAGGTCCACTTCCAGGACTACAACGGGGCAGTGATCGAAGGGCTGACCCTCCCCAACGTGGCGCTGATGGAGGAAGATGAGCCGCTCCCGGATGGCGGGCAGCAGCCAGATGACGATGGAGGAAGAGGCGGTGAGCCGCCCGGCAAGCGGCGGAAATCCCCGCCGTCGCCCCCGTCCCCTGAGCCCGGCGCGCTCTCCCACTGCCGATTCTTCTCGGGGGACTGGTCCCGATTTGGCAAGGTCCACGGCGGCTCCTTCAAATACGACGTCATCCTGATGTCGGAGACTCTCTATAATCCCGATTGCTACGGGGACTTGCACGACGtccttttcagcttgctgtcccagGACGGCACGGTCTACCTGGCCACTAAAACCCATTACTTTGGGGTAGGCGGTGGCATCCACCTGTTCGAGAGCCTTGTGAAACAGAAGAAGGTTTTCGACATCCAGACGGTCAAAGTGATCGACGACGGACTCCAGAGATGCATTGCAACAATGTCATTCAGGAAGGCCAAATCTTCCTGA